One genomic region from Paraburkholderia azotifigens encodes:
- a CDS encoding IS5 family transposase (programmed frameshift): MAKPILDDELWALIEPLLPPPKPRRSRYPGRKPLDDRAMLTGILFILQTGLRWDLLPREMGCGSGMSCWRRLRDWQTAGVWDRLHEVLLARLREAEQIDWSRVVVDSSSIRAVGAGPKTGPNPTDRARPGSKHHLITEAQGIPLAVILTGANRHDVTQLHALVDAIPPIAGKRGRPLSKPRIVQGDRGYDHDKYRRPLHAAGIATEIARRGQPHGSGLGKTRWVVERTISWLHNFRRLRIRFERLAFIHEAFMKLACCIICWRKLKNSFC; this comes from the exons ATGGCCAAACCGATACTCGATGATGAGTTGTGGGCACTCATTGAACCGTTGCTGCCCCCACCCAAACCTCGCCGTTCACGGTATCCCGGACGCAAACCACTGGATGACCGGGCCATGCTTACCGGCATCCTGTTCATCCTGCAGACGGGCCTGCGCTGGGACCTGCTGCCGCGCGAGATGGGTTGCGGCAGTGGCATGAGCTGCTGGCGCCGTCTACGGGATTGGCAGACCGCCGGCGTCTGGGACAGGCTGCACGAAGTCTTGCTCGCCAGGTTGCGTGAGGCCGAACAGATTGACTGGTCCCGCGTCGTTGTCGATTCCTCCTCAATCCGCGCAGTGGGCGCAGGTC CAAAAACGGGACCGAATCCCACCGACCGCGCGCGACCTGGTTCAAAGCACCACCTCATTACCGAAGCGCAGGGCATCCCGCTCGCGGTAATCCTCACCGGCGCCAACCGCCACGATGTCACCCAGCTTCACGCGCTGGTTGACGCGATCCCGCCCATTGCCGGCAAGCGCGGCCGGCCGCTTTCGAAGCCCCGCATCGTGCAGGGTGACCGAGGCTATGATCACGACAAATACCGGCGCCCGCTACATGCTGCCGGCATCGCCACTGAAATCGCCCGACGTGGCCAGCCTCATGGCAGCGGCCTTGGAAAAACGCGCTGGGTCGTCGAGCGAACTATCTCGTGGCTTCACAACTTCCGACGACTGCGCATCCGCTTTGAACGCCTCGCATTTATCCACGAAGCCTTCATGAAACTCGCCTGTTGCATCATCTGTTGGCGAAAACTAAAGAACTCATTTTGTTAA
- a CDS encoding ATP-binding protein, which yields MKNNIGQSCRSFMYKLGLAATRVFRLIDFLLLQMLCAALITVWSYDLWGDLLSHRVLTASNRGSFFVVGYSLAVLVWLSWNRYATGRRVGALIGMTAVLHVCMPPDRLTAITAATGGITAVVLIAFRKRFMLALDDNGARGHGEGSASQEASQASEHVGERVANQSPEPVYSFGDLVTKPRFSFADVVGMDDVKKRLLAVGQEIVDGTGKRNGILLVGEPGVGKTLLGEALAGELNVPFFALGYQDVASPWVNETPLKIKAAFAHARNLGKPMVFMLDEFDSFCKPRTSAGSHHMDRDATNAMLTGVVKLRRYPIILISCTNSVEMLDPAIIRPGRYDIRVDVPLPDADARSAILSRSVARALGPGALSPAVLASAVEKWEGFNAARLAALAEELADMQRHGLITNGPLSLQSMVKAMRRLQGSGIRLPEKLKRIDEIIMPERSRHELVELAYRMKHAFELGRLGGRLPRGVLMYGPPGTGKTQSVLALAAATGAALFTVRGCDVLRDPSLWDKAVADARDARPSILFVDEVDDLLRDRRESGIAPVTNKLLTAIDGTDGRTPDVLFIGATNHYGCLDDASTRRFECKIAYDLPDDDILASYVRTQIRLLAGERFAISRYVMDCLTGGLRGRSIADADAVMQAVIDAVALRRLRDGADTITTLDVQVALRRVLAHRW from the coding sequence ATGAAGAACAATATTGGGCAATCGTGTCGCAGCTTTATGTATAAGCTCGGGCTGGCAGCAACGCGGGTCTTCAGGCTGATCGACTTCCTGCTACTGCAGATGTTGTGTGCGGCCCTGATCACCGTCTGGTCATATGATCTTTGGGGAGACCTGCTGTCCCATCGCGTTCTGACGGCGAGCAATCGTGGGAGCTTTTTCGTCGTAGGCTATTCACTCGCCGTCCTTGTGTGGCTCAGCTGGAACCGATACGCGACAGGCCGCCGGGTTGGCGCGTTGATCGGTATGACGGCAGTGCTGCATGTATGCATGCCGCCGGATCGTCTGACTGCGATCACGGCAGCAACGGGTGGTATTACGGCTGTCGTGCTCATCGCCTTCCGGAAACGCTTCATGTTAGCGCTGGACGACAATGGCGCTCGCGGACACGGGGAAGGTTCGGCGTCGCAGGAAGCGTCGCAGGCAAGCGAGCATGTGGGTGAAAGGGTGGCTAACCAGTCGCCTGAGCCTGTATACAGTTTCGGAGATCTCGTCACGAAGCCGCGCTTTTCGTTTGCCGATGTGGTGGGCATGGACGACGTCAAGAAACGGCTGCTCGCTGTTGGCCAGGAAATTGTTGATGGAACAGGCAAGCGCAACGGAATTCTGCTCGTTGGTGAGCCGGGTGTCGGCAAGACCCTTCTCGGTGAGGCCCTCGCGGGTGAACTGAACGTGCCTTTTTTTGCACTGGGATATCAGGATGTCGCCTCGCCATGGGTCAACGAAACGCCGCTGAAAATCAAGGCCGCATTCGCGCACGCAAGAAATTTGGGTAAGCCGATGGTGTTCATGCTCGACGAGTTCGACTCGTTTTGCAAGCCGCGCACGTCGGCTGGTAGTCATCACATGGACCGCGACGCCACAAACGCTATGCTTACAGGCGTGGTGAAATTAAGAAGGTATCCTATCATTCTTATTAGTTGTACAAATAGTGTTGAAATGCTGGACCCGGCGATCATCCGCCCCGGACGGTATGACATCAGGGTCGACGTTCCTCTTCCTGATGCGGATGCCCGGAGCGCAATTCTCTCTCGCTCTGTTGCTCGGGCGCTCGGTCCGGGCGCGTTGTCTCCCGCGGTTCTGGCGAGCGCCGTCGAAAAGTGGGAAGGTTTCAATGCGGCGCGCCTGGCCGCGCTCGCCGAGGAACTGGCCGACATGCAGCGCCACGGCCTGATTACGAATGGTCCGTTGTCACTCCAGAGCATGGTCAAGGCAATGCGGAGACTGCAAGGCAGCGGCATTCGGCTGCCAGAAAAGTTGAAGCGAATCGATGAGATCATCATGCCTGAACGCTCACGTCACGAACTGGTCGAACTGGCATATCGCATGAAGCATGCGTTTGAACTGGGTAGACTGGGCGGCCGCCTTCCACGAGGTGTCTTGATGTATGGGCCGCCTGGTACGGGCAAGACCCAGAGTGTACTTGCGCTGGCGGCGGCAACAGGGGCGGCGCTATTTACAGTGAGAGGGTGTGACGTATTACGCGACCCTTCGCTTTGGGACAAGGCAGTGGCAGACGCGCGGGATGCACGACCATCGATTCTGTTCGTCGATGAAGTGGATGACCTTCTGCGCGACCGCCGTGAATCCGGCATCGCTCCCGTCACGAACAAGTTGCTGACAGCGATTGACGGTACCGACGGACGAACACCCGACGTGCTGTTCATCGGCGCGACGAACCATTATGGGTGTCTGGATGACGCCAGCACGAGACGCTTCGAGTGCAAGATTGCGTATGACCTGCCTGATGACGACATCTTGGCCTCGTACGTCCGGACCCAGATCCGTTTGCTCGCAGGCGAGCGATTCGCCATCTCGCGATATGTCATGGACTGTCTCACCGGTGGGCTGAGAGGCCGTTCTATCGCAGATGCCGATGCCGTGATGCAGGCCGTCATCGATGCGGTCGCGTTGCGCCGACTGAGAGACGGGGCCGATACGATCACGACCCTGGACGTCCAGGTCGCGCTTCGTCGGGTGCTTGCCCATCGTTGGTGA
- the tnpA gene encoding IS66-like element accessory protein TnpA codes for MTSDELDFLPLKVTHVDEGGRRCFDPEGKRRLIEACEQPGASVAGLALKAGVNANQLRKWILLERRRAVRSDCVELPGTGTAEFVPVVEVADPRAVRANSRPPASGAVTPMPGAREPMRPSQRPPLPSRLMAQLPNGVSLELECMQQDTALLTAMIDALRSR; via the coding sequence ATGACCTCAGACGAACTTGATTTCCTTCCCCTTAAAGTCACGCACGTCGACGAAGGCGGTCGGCGCTGCTTTGATCCCGAAGGCAAGCGGCGACTGATTGAGGCGTGTGAGCAGCCCGGCGCGTCGGTGGCCGGGCTGGCGCTCAAGGCTGGCGTGAACGCCAACCAGCTGCGCAAGTGGATCCTGCTGGAGCGCAGGCGGGCGGTGCGCAGCGACTGCGTGGAGTTGCCCGGCACGGGCACGGCGGAATTCGTACCCGTAGTAGAAGTAGCCGATCCGCGCGCGGTGCGCGCGAATTCAAGACCGCCCGCGTCCGGGGCTGTGACGCCCATGCCCGGGGCGCGTGAACCGATGCGTCCGTCGCAACGCCCGCCGTTGCCGTCACGGCTGATGGCGCAGTTGCCTAACGGGGTGAGTCTCGAACTTGAATGTATGCAACAGGACACGGCGCTGCTCACAGCGATGATCGACGCATTGAGGAGCCGGTGA
- the tnpB gene encoding IS66 family insertion sequence element accessory protein TnpB (TnpB, as the term is used for proteins encoded by IS66 family insertion elements, is considered an accessory protein, since TnpC, encoded by a neighboring gene, is a DDE family transposase.) has translation MLRFADDLRVYLHREPVDFRCGINTLAAVVENSMRLDPLARAVYAFRNRKCNRIKLLLYERTGFWLLLRRLEEDRFVWPRRDQEVIELTTQQLHWLLDGIDIDALRRHPARHYEHAS, from the coding sequence ATGCTGCGCTTCGCTGACGACCTGCGAGTCTATCTGCATCGCGAGCCGGTCGACTTCCGGTGCGGTATCAATACCCTTGCCGCCGTGGTTGAGAATTCGATGCGACTGGATCCGCTCGCGCGCGCCGTGTACGCGTTTCGCAACCGTAAATGCAACCGGATCAAGCTCCTGCTGTACGAGCGCACCGGCTTCTGGCTGTTATTGCGCCGGCTCGAGGAAGACCGTTTCGTGTGGCCGCGACGCGATCAGGAAGTGATCGAGCTGACGACGCAGCAGCTCCACTGGCTGCTCGACGGCATCGATATCGACGCGCTTCGCCGCCATCCTGCACGCCATTACGAGCACGCCAGCTAG
- a CDS encoding site-specific integrase → MYADHMGVRTWYQLEDSVLAPIRQAYIDYLLGHGYALHTTGHYLACLAHFSRWLTFRHVDLDQINEELIRQFISVHLPDCDCPGRRVCAVNFTRAALRHLLKMLRAQGLIRPRSSSLPNTVVDELRLLDAYLSETRGLAASTRRNHRDRIGEFLINHFGSRSIDMRRVKPRDILHFVVERSKGLTPRSTGALAGSLRTYLRYRQFMGDHTESLIAAIPKVAAWSMARIPRLLTKEQISQFLDAFDTRTPSGQRGYAMARLLVDLGLRAGEVAALQLSDIDWREGTLRIQAAKCKRVDFLPLPVQTGRAVSDYVHHGRGRTPSRALFVRHRAPFDRPVTSAVVGCAVRQAYARCGWPATSMGPHLLRHSLASRMLGNGASLKDIADVLRHRSLNTTMIYSKIDFNRLVAIAAPWPGSRS, encoded by the coding sequence ATGTACGCCGATCATATGGGAGTTCGAACGTGGTACCAGCTTGAGGATAGTGTGCTCGCGCCGATCAGGCAGGCATATATCGACTATCTTCTCGGTCACGGTTACGCGCTTCATACCACTGGGCATTACCTTGCCTGTTTGGCCCACTTCTCACGCTGGCTCACATTTCGTCACGTCGATCTTGATCAGATCAATGAGGAACTGATTCGCCAGTTCATATCAGTTCACCTTCCAGACTGCGATTGTCCCGGACGGAGGGTATGCGCAGTGAATTTCACTCGTGCAGCACTCAGACACCTGCTCAAGATGCTTCGCGCGCAGGGGCTCATCCGCCCCAGGTCATCCTCGTTACCGAACACCGTTGTCGATGAGTTGCGTCTTCTTGACGCCTACCTTTCCGAGACTCGTGGCCTCGCAGCATCTACCCGTCGCAATCACCGCGATCGCATAGGCGAGTTTTTGATCAACCACTTCGGTAGCCGAAGCATCGACATGCGCCGAGTCAAACCGCGGGACATACTACATTTCGTCGTCGAGCGAAGCAAGGGGCTCACCCCGAGGAGTACAGGAGCGCTCGCTGGTAGCCTGCGCACCTATCTCCGTTACCGACAGTTTATGGGCGATCACACCGAATCCTTGATCGCTGCTATCCCCAAGGTGGCAGCGTGGTCAATGGCGCGCATACCGAGACTGTTGACGAAGGAACAGATCTCGCAATTCCTGGATGCCTTTGACACACGGACTCCATCAGGACAGCGCGGTTACGCCATGGCACGTTTGCTGGTGGATCTCGGGTTGCGCGCGGGAGAAGTAGCGGCACTTCAGCTTTCTGACATCGACTGGCGCGAGGGGACGTTGCGCATTCAAGCAGCGAAGTGCAAGCGGGTAGATTTCCTGCCGCTACCCGTGCAAACAGGGCGCGCCGTGTCCGATTACGTGCACCATGGTCGTGGTCGAACTCCCAGTCGCGCACTTTTCGTGCGACATCGCGCCCCATTCGATCGTCCGGTTACCTCAGCCGTCGTGGGCTGTGCAGTCAGGCAAGCCTATGCTCGATGTGGATGGCCGGCTACGTCAATGGGTCCGCACTTGCTGCGGCATTCGCTGGCCAGCCGCATGCTCGGCAACGGGGCGTCGCTCAAGGATATCGCAGACGTATTGCGTCACCGCAGCCTCAATACCACCATGATCTATTCCAAGATTGACTTCAACAGGTTGGTCGCGATCGCGGCGCCCTGGCCGGGGAGCAGATCATGA
- a CDS encoding tyrosine-type recombinase/integrase, protein MSHSRTLTGHVQDYLRIKRQLGFELRYQGPQLLAFARFAKHCRHQGPVTLDLILRWASDAHSERPITAAKRVEVLRPFTRYLQQYDSGTEVPPPRMLGSTHHRPVPHIYSDEEVTELLVAARHLSPRGGLRPSTYETLFGLLAATGMRISEALNLERSDVMLEQRMLRVRNSKFKKSRVIPLHATTIAALKRYERVRDHSLPLATDHHFFLSDCGCALKIWNADDTFSTLRRRLGWVARGDHPAPRIHDLRHTFISNCLLRWYRRQINVDNAIAALSTYVGHVRVTDTYWYINTVPQLMAIVSQRFECYAREISNEHP, encoded by the coding sequence ATGAGCCACTCGCGTACATTAACCGGTCACGTTCAGGACTATCTACGTATCAAGCGGCAACTCGGGTTCGAGTTGCGATATCAGGGGCCACAACTGCTGGCATTTGCGCGCTTCGCCAAGCATTGCCGTCATCAGGGCCCGGTCACGCTGGATCTCATACTGCGCTGGGCGAGCGATGCTCATTCTGAGCGGCCTATCACTGCCGCAAAGCGGGTCGAAGTCCTTCGCCCATTCACACGGTACCTGCAGCAATATGACTCCGGCACGGAAGTTCCACCACCCAGGATGCTGGGCTCGACACATCATCGGCCGGTACCTCATATCTATAGCGATGAGGAGGTCACTGAGCTGCTGGTAGCCGCCAGACACTTGTCCCCGCGAGGAGGACTGCGTCCATCAACCTACGAAACGCTTTTTGGCTTGCTTGCTGCTACAGGTATGCGTATCTCAGAGGCATTGAATCTTGAACGTTCTGACGTGATGCTTGAGCAACGCATGCTGCGAGTACGCAACAGTAAATTCAAGAAGTCCCGCGTGATCCCACTTCATGCAACGACAATCGCAGCTCTTAAACGTTACGAGCGCGTCCGTGACCATTCGCTTCCGCTCGCAACAGATCACCATTTCTTCTTGTCGGACTGTGGGTGCGCACTAAAGATATGGAATGCAGACGATACGTTTTCCACTTTACGCAGACGCTTGGGCTGGGTCGCTCGCGGCGATCATCCGGCACCGCGCATTCATGACTTGAGGCACACCTTCATTTCGAATTGCCTGCTTCGCTGGTACCGGCGGCAGATCAATGTTGACAATGCAATCGCCGCACTTTCCACCTATGTGGGGCATGTCCGGGTAACCGATACATACTGGTATATCAACACGGTTCCCCAGCTCATGGCCATCGTGTCTCAGCGCTTCGAGTGCTATGCACGGGAGATTTCAAATGAACACCCCTGA
- a CDS encoding tyrosine-type recombinase/integrase — MNTPDPAARFSTLLQQFFVDYLIGQRNVSPRTVASYRDTFRLFLHFVEEHVGRPPHKLRLTDFDAGVILDFLKHLEVSRHNAIRSRNARLAAIRSFAHYAALQEPSALPVLQRVLAIPMKRFDRPMVGFLSREEMQRILAAPNADSWCGQRDQAMLATLYNTGARVSELTSMRVKDVTLGRGSCVLLHGKGRKERTLPLWNDTAKLLRRWLRQINPDPQQWLFPNRSGGQMTRSGVTDRLKLAVATASARYPLLKTRHVSPHVVRHATAMHMLQGGVDLSLIALWLGHESPATTHMYIEADLAMKQRALNAIQPVQFRQRRFRPPRDLLAFLDRL, encoded by the coding sequence ATGAACACCCCTGACCCAGCGGCACGTTTCTCGACCCTGCTTCAGCAGTTCTTCGTGGACTATCTGATCGGGCAGCGCAACGTCAGTCCTCGTACCGTAGCCAGCTATCGCGACACCTTCCGCCTGTTTCTCCATTTCGTCGAAGAGCACGTCGGCAGGCCACCCCACAAACTACGGCTGACTGACTTCGACGCGGGTGTGATTCTCGATTTCCTTAAGCACCTGGAGGTCAGTCGACACAACGCGATCCGTAGCCGTAACGCACGCCTTGCCGCGATCCGGTCTTTCGCGCACTATGCAGCATTGCAGGAACCTTCCGCCTTGCCCGTCCTTCAGCGTGTGCTGGCCATCCCCATGAAACGCTTTGACCGCCCAATGGTCGGCTTTCTCAGTCGCGAGGAAATGCAACGCATCCTTGCTGCTCCCAACGCGGATAGCTGGTGCGGGCAACGCGATCAGGCTATGCTGGCTACGCTCTACAATACGGGCGCGCGCGTATCCGAGCTTACATCCATGCGTGTCAAGGACGTCACTTTGGGGCGCGGCTCCTGTGTTCTCCTGCACGGTAAGGGCAGAAAGGAGCGCACACTACCGTTGTGGAATGACACTGCGAAACTGCTGCGCCGGTGGTTACGGCAGATCAATCCTGACCCACAGCAATGGCTCTTTCCCAACCGGTCCGGCGGACAGATGACGCGATCCGGGGTCACCGACCGATTGAAACTGGCTGTGGCAACCGCTTCCGCGCGCTACCCACTGCTCAAAACGCGGCACGTATCTCCGCATGTTGTGAGGCACGCGACGGCGATGCACATGCTTCAGGGTGGCGTAGACCTATCGTTGATTGCTCTGTGGCTCGGTCACGAAAGCCCTGCAACAACTCACATGTACATTGAAGCTGACCTCGCCATGAAACAACGGGCACTCAATGCCATTCAGCCTGTTCAGTTCAGACAGAGGCGGTTTCGTCCGCCGCGCGACCTTCTGGCCTTCCTTGATCGACTATGA
- a CDS encoding IS110 family transposase: MANCTAVGVDIAKSVFQVHYIDPESGEIVNKAIKRPKFLEFFANRTPSLIGMEACGGAHHWARQLMKMGHQVKLMPAKFVKAFNIGNKNDAADARAIWLAVQQPSKPVAVKSEMQQAMLGLHRMRAQLVKFRTMQGNALRGLLAEYGEVMSKGRAKLDKEIPALLERIAERLPAVLIDTLRDQWNGLAKLDGQIAEIERRMREWKKEDPAVNAISEIPGVGLLTATAAVAMMGDPKAFSSGREFAAWAGLVPRQTGSGGKVNLHGISKRGDTYLRTLLIHGARSVLTRAKEPGQWAEQIGGRRPRNVVVVALANKMARTIWAVLAHDRPYQRDYVSVKPA; encoded by the coding sequence GTGGCCAATTGTACGGCAGTGGGCGTAGATATCGCGAAGTCGGTGTTCCAGGTGCATTACATTGACCCGGAGAGCGGCGAAATCGTGAATAAGGCGATCAAGCGGCCAAAGTTTCTAGAGTTCTTTGCGAACCGCACTCCCAGTCTCATCGGGATGGAGGCGTGCGGCGGTGCGCACCACTGGGCCCGGCAACTGATGAAGATGGGCCATCAGGTCAAGCTGATGCCTGCGAAGTTCGTCAAGGCGTTCAACATCGGCAACAAAAATGACGCAGCAGATGCTCGGGCCATCTGGCTGGCAGTGCAGCAACCTAGCAAGCCGGTCGCAGTGAAATCGGAGATGCAGCAGGCGATGCTGGGACTCCACCGGATGCGCGCACAGTTGGTGAAGTTCCGCACGATGCAGGGCAATGCGCTGCGCGGGCTGTTGGCCGAATATGGCGAAGTGATGAGCAAGGGCCGCGCAAAGCTCGACAAGGAGATCCCGGCGTTGCTGGAACGGATTGCGGAGCGGTTGCCTGCGGTGCTGATTGATACGCTGCGTGACCAGTGGAACGGGTTGGCGAAGCTGGACGGGCAGATTGCCGAAATCGAGCGTCGAATGCGCGAATGGAAGAAGGAAGATCCGGCCGTGAATGCGATCAGCGAGATTCCTGGCGTGGGACTGCTCACGGCAACGGCGGCAGTGGCGATGATGGGTGATCCGAAAGCATTCAGTTCTGGGCGGGAGTTTGCTGCGTGGGCGGGTCTCGTACCCAGACAGACAGGCTCGGGTGGCAAGGTGAACCTGCATGGCATCAGTAAAAGGGGCGACACGTATCTGCGTACGCTGCTCATTCACGGCGCGCGCAGCGTACTGACTCGTGCGAAGGAGCCGGGCCAGTGGGCCGAGCAGATCGGCGGGCGTCGCCCGCGCAATGTGGTGGTCGTGGCGCTGGCCAACAAGATGGCGCGGACGATCTGGGCGGTGCTGGCCCATGACCGGCCGTATCAGAGGGACTACGTAAGCGTGAAACCGGCCTGA
- a CDS encoding peroxiredoxin-like family protein — MSLQNKLDAFKADFKAGKPPYNAPPEIHPIMERATAELIESGQAARAIQAGDRAPQFRLNDQDGNEVSSEELLAKGSLIVTFYRGVWCPYCNLELQAINEVLPQITALGASVVAISPQTAVNSRKSVRTNELGFPVLSDVRNDTAAAFGLRFNLPDYLIELYKNLKNDLPAFNGDPSWTLPMPARYVIGQNGVVRYAEVNPDYTHRPDPSEMLLVLEKTRGI; from the coding sequence ATGTCGCTCCAGAACAAGCTCGACGCATTCAAGGCCGATTTCAAGGCGGGCAAGCCGCCATACAACGCGCCGCCCGAAATCCATCCGATCATGGAACGCGCGACAGCCGAACTGATCGAGAGCGGTCAGGCGGCCCGCGCCATCCAGGCTGGGGACCGTGCGCCGCAATTTCGCCTCAATGATCAGGACGGCAACGAAGTGTCATCGGAAGAACTGCTTGCGAAGGGATCCCTCATCGTCACGTTCTACCGCGGCGTCTGGTGTCCGTACTGCAATCTCGAACTCCAGGCCATCAACGAAGTCCTGCCGCAGATCACGGCGCTCGGCGCGAGCGTCGTGGCCATTTCGCCGCAGACGGCCGTCAACAGCCGCAAGTCCGTGCGCACGAACGAGCTTGGCTTTCCGGTGCTGAGCGACGTCAGGAACGATACGGCGGCGGCGTTTGGCCTGCGCTTCAATTTGCCCGACTATCTGATCGAGTTGTACAAAAACCTCAAGAACGATCTGCCGGCGTTTAACGGCGACCCGAGCTGGACGCTGCCGATGCCGGCACGATACGTCATCGGCCAGAATGGTGTCGTGCGGTACGCCGAAGTCAACCCGGATTACACGCATCGCCCCGATCCGTCGGAAATGCTCCTGGTCCTCGAAAAGACGCGCGGCATCTGA
- a CDS encoding SDR family oxidoreductase encodes MAARTFLITGATKGIGRALSERLSRTGHQVIGLAREHADFPGELVRVNLADREATAAALEELTRRHAIDGVVNNVGLVRPQYIGNVSLHDLDDVLSLNLHPALQTVQALLPGMRERRWGRVVNVSSLTVLGIVQRTAYAAAKAALVSFARSWALELANSGITVNAVAPGPTETELFRANNAPGSEGERRYLAAVPMGRLGQPDEIAAAISFLLSEDAGFITGQTLYVDGGASIGKAPF; translated from the coding sequence ATGGCTGCACGCACCTTCCTGATCACGGGCGCGACGAAGGGTATCGGACGAGCGCTCTCCGAGCGTCTCTCGCGAACCGGCCATCAGGTCATCGGCCTCGCGCGCGAGCACGCCGACTTCCCAGGCGAACTCGTGCGGGTGAACCTCGCAGATCGCGAAGCGACAGCGGCCGCGCTCGAGGAGCTGACGCGCCGGCACGCGATCGACGGCGTCGTCAACAACGTCGGTCTCGTCCGCCCCCAGTACATCGGCAACGTCAGTCTTCACGACCTTGACGATGTCTTGTCGCTCAATCTCCATCCAGCCCTGCAGACCGTCCAGGCGCTGCTGCCCGGCATGCGCGAACGTCGCTGGGGACGGGTTGTCAACGTCTCCAGCCTGACCGTCCTTGGCATCGTTCAGCGAACCGCCTACGCAGCCGCGAAGGCCGCGCTCGTGAGCTTCGCGCGATCGTGGGCACTGGAGCTCGCCAATAGTGGCATTACGGTGAACGCCGTAGCGCCGGGCCCGACCGAAACGGAACTGTTTCGCGCTAACAACGCACCGGGCAGCGAGGGCGAACGACGCTACCTCGCCGCAGTCCCGATGGGACGCCTGGGGCAGCCCGACGAAATTGCGGCAGCAATTTCATTCCTGCTTTCGGAAGATGCGGGCTTCATCACGGGTCAGACGCTCTACGTGGACGGAGGCGCGTCGATCGGCAAAGCCCCGTTTTGA
- a CDS encoding LysR family transcriptional regulator: MDRLAAMEIFVSVAEAGSFSAAAKRMNVGQPAISKSVAQLEERLGARLILRSTRGLTMTDAGQRFYEHAKLAIREADEAEQVVRHASDSLSGKLRVSAAVTFACLHVLPSLNTFLSQHPKLEIDLVLDDRNIDLLEEGMDVALRMGSLADSAMTARRVGRSPRLVVGTPGYFSRSGVPMTPADLSHHQAIVYSQRGGGETWTFTQDGSNADVTVSGRVRVSAAEGMRTAVLGGMGLAVASRWMFSPELASGEVQAVLTDWALPPVDLWAVFPSGRLVTARARAFVAFVEEALAQSASGQPGTSSA; the protein is encoded by the coding sequence ATGGACCGATTGGCTGCAATGGAAATCTTCGTCAGCGTTGCTGAGGCGGGTTCGTTCTCGGCCGCGGCGAAGCGGATGAACGTCGGCCAGCCCGCCATTTCCAAATCCGTTGCGCAACTCGAAGAGCGGCTGGGTGCGCGGCTCATCCTGCGTTCGACGCGCGGCCTGACGATGACGGACGCTGGCCAGCGGTTCTACGAGCATGCGAAGCTTGCGATCAGGGAGGCCGACGAGGCCGAACAGGTCGTCCGTCACGCATCCGACAGCCTGTCGGGCAAGCTGCGCGTGAGCGCGGCCGTGACGTTCGCATGTCTTCACGTGCTGCCTTCGCTGAACACTTTCCTCAGCCAGCATCCGAAGCTGGAAATCGATCTGGTGCTTGATGATCGCAACATCGATCTTCTGGAGGAGGGAATGGATGTCGCCTTGCGGATGGGCTCGCTGGCCGATTCCGCCATGACGGCACGGCGCGTTGGACGCAGCCCGCGGCTCGTCGTCGGCACTCCCGGCTATTTCTCGCGGTCAGGCGTACCGATGACGCCCGCCGACCTGAGCCATCATCAGGCGATCGTCTATTCGCAGCGCGGCGGCGGCGAGACATGGACGTTCACCCAGGACGGCAGCAACGCGGATGTGACGGTATCCGGACGCGTCCGCGTGAGCGCGGCCGAAGGCATGCGAACAGCGGTGCTCGGCGGAATGGGGCTTGCCGTCGCTTCGCGCTGGATGTTTTCTCCCGAGCTGGCGTCGGGCGAGGTGCAGGCCGTGTTGACCGACTGGGCCTTGCCACCCGTCGACCTGTGGGCGGTCTTTCCTTCGGGACGTCTCGTGACGGCGAGGGCCCGCGCATTCGTTGCATTCGTCGAGGAGGCGCTCGCTCAATCAGCCAGCGGGCAACCCGGCACGTCAAGCGCTTGA